CCTCTCCCAGAGAGGCGCTCAGGGGAGGCGCCAAAAGGCCATGACCCTCGGCGGTGACGGCCCGGGCGGGGCCCGACGGGCCTCCATCGTCTCTGCCCGCGCGGCAGGGTAAGGGAGGGCATGGACGAAGCCGCCGCCCTGCTGGACGCCGCCTGCGCGCATTTCGCCACCGGTGTCACCCGCCCTCTGCCCGCCCGCATCGCCGCGCTGCGCGCGCTGCGGAACGGGATGGAGGCGATGGAGGGCGAGATCCTGGCCGCGCTGCGGTCCGATCTCGGCAAGTCGGACTTCGACTCCTGGACCTCCGAGATCCTGCTCGTGCGGCAGGAGATCGCCCTCGCCCTGAAGCGCCTGCCGCGCTGGGCGGGGGAGCGGCGCGCGGGCGGGCGCTGGTTCCACTTCCCCGGCCGCGCCGCTCTTCGGATGGAACCGCGCGGGGCCGTGCTGATCCTCGGGCCGTGGAACTACCCCGTGCAGCTCTGCCTCGTGCCGCTGGTGAGCGCGGTGGCGGCGGGGAATGCGGTGGTGCTGAAGCCTTCCGAGGTGGCGCCGGCCTCGGCGGAGGTGCTGGCGCGGCTCGTCGCGCGCTGCTTCGCGCCCGGCCACGTGGCGGTGGCGCAGGGCGGCCCGTCCCTCGCCGCCGCGCTGACGGCGCAGCCCTTCGACCACCTCTTCTTCACCGGAAGCACGGAGACCGGGCGCAAGGTGGCCGAGGCGGCCGCCCGCAACCTCGCCACCACCACGCTGGAGCTGGGCGGCGCCAATCCCTGCGTCGTGGACGCGGACGCCGACCCCGTCCCCACCGCGCGGCGCATCGCCTGGGCGAAGTTCCTCAACGCCGGCCAGACCTGCCTCGCCCCGAACCACGTTCTCGTCCATGAATCGAAGGCGGAGGCCCTGCTGGACGCGCTGCGCGCCACGATCGCCCGCTTCTACGGCGAGGACGGGCGGGGGATGCAGCGCGTGGTGAACGCGCGACACCTGGCGCGGCTGGAGGCGGTGCTGCCCCGCGGCCGCGCCGCGATCGGCGGCGGGGTGGACCACAACGCGCTGCACATCCAGCCCACTGTCCTGCTGGACCCCGACCCCGCGCTGCTGGAGGAGGAGATCTTCGGCCCGGTCCTGCCCGTGGCGACCTGGCGGGACCGGGACGCGCTGCTGGCCGGCCTCGCCCGCCGCCCCTCCCCCC
This genomic window from Pararoseomonas sp. SCSIO 73927 contains:
- a CDS encoding aldehyde dehydrogenase family protein → MDEAAALLDAACAHFATGVTRPLPARIAALRALRNGMEAMEGEILAALRSDLGKSDFDSWTSEILLVRQEIALALKRLPRWAGERRAGGRWFHFPGRAALRMEPRGAVLILGPWNYPVQLCLVPLVSAVAAGNAVVLKPSEVAPASAEVLARLVARCFAPGHVAVAQGGPSLAAALTAQPFDHLFFTGSTETGRKVAEAAARNLATTTLELGGANPCVVDADADPVPTARRIAWAKFLNAGQTCLAPNHVLVHESKAEALLDALRATIARFYGEDGRGMQRVVNARHLARLEAVLPRGRAAIGGGVDHNALHIQPTVLLDPDPALLEEEIFGPVLPVATWRDRDALLAGLARRPSPLALYVHTRDAGFAEAVAAALPSGGLCVNEHIVHCTVPDLPFGGVGPSGSGRYHGEAGFEAFSNPRALFRQPAGIDPTLRYPPPRAPLSIIRRLMG